Proteins encoded in a region of the Sphingomonas sp. HMP9 genome:
- a CDS encoding FadR/GntR family transcriptional regulator has translation MFSQRHVPEVRRRIEHRDQQGSSHIARLDRVSAAIAPPQLLKDMAEEGADDDRITEIDRAFHLTIASASGNRAITHTVETLWRMRTEIQDVRDTHKSVCHHDASVRHREHAAIVDALRRRDSVAARAAMRQHFSRLLEAILDATEQREVQALKLKSAASRARFLMSAQLV, from the coding sequence GTGTTCAGCCAGCGCCACGTCCCTGAAGTCCGGCGACGTATCGAGCATCGCGACCAGCAAGGATCCAGCCACATAGCCCGCCTCGACCGCGTTTCGGCCGCAATAGCGCCCCCTCAGTTGTTGAAGGACATGGCCGAGGAAGGGGCGGATGATGATCGCATCACTGAAATCGACCGCGCGTTCCACCTGACCATAGCCTCGGCATCCGGCAACCGGGCGATCACGCACACGGTCGAGACGTTATGGCGCATGCGGACCGAAATTCAGGATGTCCGCGATACGCACAAATCGGTGTGCCATCATGACGCAAGCGTACGTCACCGTGAGCATGCCGCGATCGTAGACGCCCTGCGGCGACGGGACTCCGTCGCAGCGCGCGCGGCGATGCGCCAGCATTTCAGCCGTTTGTTGGAAGCTATTCTGGATGCGACCGAACAGCGCGAAGTTCAGGCACTGAAACTAAAATCCGCCGCCAGCCGCGCAAGGTTCCTGATGAGCGCCCAATTGGTATAA
- a CDS encoding efflux transporter outer membrane subunit → MSKIHLLTALLALPIAACAVGPNYARPEAAVPTGFKTAPGWIAATPADHLDRAGWWKLFGDPVLDELAARATQANQSIALADANYRQARAVVREQRAGLFPTISLDASGVRSGSGRGNTITTIGSGSNTGTGTTPGTGTGTGTNPGTGTGTTISTGRSGNSTYRVNIGASWEVDLFGRIRRTVENARATADARLADLYSAQLAVQGELVTNYLSLRATDAQIDLARRTTAGYQRALQIATNRYNAGIVARIDVFQAQSLLATTQSNLEGLTNDRRVLENAIAVLVGEPAGNFIIAPAPRVATVPRVPVDLPSTLLQRRPDIAAGERAVAAANASIGIEQSAFFPTLALSADGGVSAGGIGGLFSSGASLWSVGASLAQTVFDFGARSARVEQARAAYDAAVATYRDTTLTAFADVENQLTAAAVLSRQQALLQTASQAADRSEAIVLNQYLSGQVNYTDVVTAQATALNARVAALQNSLDRQTVAVALIQAIGGGWDDSLLAAMPPLKSGSGPDR, encoded by the coding sequence ATGAGCAAGATCCATCTGCTGACCGCGCTGCTGGCGCTGCCGATCGCCGCCTGCGCGGTCGGGCCGAATTATGCGCGACCCGAGGCCGCCGTGCCGACCGGCTTCAAGACCGCGCCCGGCTGGATCGCGGCAACGCCCGCCGATCATCTCGACCGCGCCGGCTGGTGGAAGCTGTTCGGCGATCCCGTGCTCGACGAGCTTGCCGCGCGGGCGACGCAGGCGAACCAGTCGATCGCGCTGGCGGACGCGAATTACCGCCAGGCGCGCGCGGTCGTGCGCGAGCAGCGCGCCGGCCTGTTCCCGACGATCAGCCTCGATGCGTCGGGCGTGCGATCGGGCAGCGGGCGCGGCAATACGATCACGACGATCGGCTCCGGCAGCAACACGGGCACGGGGACGACCCCCGGTACGGGCACGGGTACGGGCACGAACCCGGGCACCGGCACGGGTACAACGATCAGCACCGGCCGGAGCGGCAACAGCACCTACCGCGTGAACATCGGCGCAAGCTGGGAGGTCGACCTGTTCGGCCGCATCCGCCGCACCGTCGAGAATGCCCGCGCCACCGCCGATGCGCGCCTCGCCGACCTCTATTCCGCGCAACTGGCCGTGCAGGGCGAGCTCGTCACCAACTATCTGTCGCTCCGCGCGACCGATGCGCAGATCGATCTCGCGCGCCGCACGACCGCGGGCTACCAGCGCGCGCTGCAGATCGCGACCAACCGCTACAATGCGGGCATCGTCGCGCGCATCGATGTGTTCCAGGCGCAGTCCCTGCTCGCCACGACGCAGTCCAATCTGGAGGGGCTGACCAACGATCGCCGCGTGCTGGAGAACGCGATCGCGGTGCTGGTCGGCGAACCCGCGGGCAATTTCATCATTGCCCCCGCCCCGCGCGTTGCGACGGTGCCACGCGTGCCGGTCGACCTGCCCTCGACGCTGCTCCAGCGCCGCCCCGATATCGCCGCCGGCGAACGCGCCGTTGCCGCCGCCAATGCAAGCATAGGCATCGAGCAATCGGCCTTCTTCCCGACGCTCGCCTTGTCGGCGGACGGCGGCGTGTCCGCGGGCGGAATCGGCGGGCTGTTCTCGTCAGGAGCCTCGCTGTGGTCGGTCGGCGCCTCGCTCGCGCAGACGGTCTTCGATTTCGGCGCCCGCAGCGCGCGGGTAGAACAGGCACGCGCCGCCTATGACGCGGCGGTCGCGACCTACCGCGACACGACGCTCACCGCATTCGCCGATGTCGAGAACCAGCTGACCGCCGCCGCCGTCCTCTCGCGCCAGCAGGCGTTGCTGCAAACCGCGTCGCAGGCCGCCGACCGCTCCGAGGCGATCGTCCTGAACCAGTATCTCAGCGGCCAGGTCAATTACACTGACGTCGTCACGGCGCAGGCGACCGCGCTCAACGCGCGCGTCGCGGCGCTACAGAACTCGCTCGATCGCCAGACCGTCGCCGTCGCGCTGATCCAGGCGATCGGAGGCGGCTGGGACGACAGCCTGCTGGCGGCAATGCCCCCGTTAAAATCTGGCTCCGGCCCGGATCGGTGA
- a CDS encoding FecR family protein, whose protein sequence is MTAASSGASVSQAALADALQTAATRCGRLSDEQVRSLRRRRRSAIGAVATVPVAIGLLFVGANTFVGKPTAPPVSTRMFATRAGERTTVTLADGSTVALNGATRLRVVFADGQRRAELLEGQAFFDVRHDSARPFVVRAGASETRVLGTAFDLDLTRAQVALAVYRGAVGFDPVGRARGVVVRAGYRSTVRGGAAAAPTLFDPVLPDWRKGWIDTAGMRLDDLVEVLDRQGGVRIARPAEPLASTTVFGRFRTDQPHQLLNAIGSGFGFTVIERQGTLTLETAH, encoded by the coding sequence ATGACCGCCGCCAGCAGCGGAGCATCAGTGAGCCAAGCCGCGCTCGCAGACGCGTTGCAGACGGCGGCGACGCGGTGCGGTCGACTTTCCGACGAGCAGGTCCGGTCGCTCAGGCGTCGACGGCGATCGGCCATCGGGGCGGTTGCAACCGTGCCGGTCGCCATCGGCCTGCTGTTCGTGGGCGCCAACACGTTTGTCGGCAAACCGACGGCGCCGCCGGTGTCAACGCGTATGTTTGCGACCCGGGCGGGGGAACGCACGACCGTGACGCTGGCGGACGGCTCGACCGTCGCGCTCAACGGTGCGACGCGGCTTCGGGTCGTCTTTGCGGACGGACAGCGCCGTGCCGAATTGCTGGAGGGACAGGCGTTCTTCGACGTGCGGCATGACAGTGCGCGTCCCTTTGTCGTGCGCGCCGGGGCCAGCGAGACCCGCGTCCTCGGCACGGCGTTCGATCTGGACCTGACTCGGGCGCAGGTTGCACTGGCTGTCTACCGCGGCGCGGTCGGCTTCGATCCGGTAGGGCGCGCGCGGGGCGTCGTGGTCCGGGCCGGTTACCGCAGCACCGTACGCGGTGGTGCGGCGGCAGCCCCGACGCTGTTCGATCCGGTGTTGCCGGACTGGCGCAAGGGTTGGATCGATACGGCGGGCATGCGCCTGGACGACCTGGTCGAGGTTCTCGACCGCCAAGGGGGTGTCAGGATCGCACGTCCGGCGGAACCGCTGGCATCGACGACGGTGTTCGGGCGGTTCCGCACCGACCAACCACACCAGCTTCTGAATGCCATCGGCAGCGGGTTCGGCTTCACGGTGATCGAGCGGCAGGGGACGCTGACCCTCGAAACGGCACACTGA
- a CDS encoding tyrosine-type recombinase/integrase, with protein sequence MFVTTIGFRSWRWKYRIAGEETLLVLGSYPDVGLSLAREHRDAASRLLKAGTDPSVDRQQTAAGCHIEHATTFEAVAREWHAQQVSSWVPLHAGDVLTGREKDVFPYIGSTSVAVVTSPMVLQLVRRIEERPSVETARRVRQRISAVYGFAIASGYATTGRIRRSSAVPCDSAPAPTRSDWIAWSNPRTA encoded by the coding sequence ATGTTCGTGACGACCATCGGCTTCCGCTCCTGGCGTTGGAAATACCGAATCGCTGGCGAGGAAACGCTGCTCGTGCTCGGCAGCTATCCCGACGTCGGCCTCTCGCTGGCACGTGAGCACCGGGACGCGGCGTCACGGCTTTTGAAGGCAGGGACCGATCCGAGCGTCGACCGCCAGCAAACGGCCGCGGGGTGTCATATAGAGCATGCAACGACGTTCGAGGCGGTAGCGCGGGAATGGCACGCCCAGCAGGTTTCGAGCTGGGTGCCTTTGCATGCGGGCGATGTCCTGACAGGCCGCGAGAAGGATGTCTTCCCGTACATCGGCTCAACGTCCGTTGCCGTGGTGACCTCGCCCATGGTGCTGCAACTGGTGCGGCGCATCGAGGAGCGCCCGTCGGTCGAGACGGCTCGTCGCGTCCGGCAGCGCATCTCGGCCGTGTACGGCTTTGCGATAGCGTCGGGATATGCGACGACGGGGCGTATCAGACGCTCGTCGGCTGTCCCCTGTGACAGTGCTCCTGCGCCGACCCGCAGCGACTGGATCGCGTGGTCCAATCCTCGAACCGCGTGA
- a CDS encoding TonB-dependent receptor, producing MTASDTPEATPEIVVNGYRSSLLAAQDLKRRAVGTEDNIVASDIAAFPDMNLAEALQRVPGVAITRDTGEGRQIALRGLGPDFTRTQLNGMEVLGNTASGMDNRGNVSRSRGFDFSLFASELFNRVSVQKSYAANQDEGGIAGTVQLFTAKPFDYAGQKIVLSAKAQTNDQTNGATPRLVGLFSQRQGDFGALVSVAYSKVRNNEYGYRNWNWGKVTYGANNIGPEIDAPTRALLRGGTIFAPQAQSPSTWYTDRERIGVTSALQYHPGDHFKIDVDLLYGHLADKRDDWAIAAGGYNALTGNVSGTQVIRSATIQGNSLVAASYTGIDQRTEHHRVENQTDFYQAVANVSWDVGDRLKLTALGGYQKSNFVQPTFDKIFLQARNTAFSFDMQPTIPVNTYGFDLTNPANWNVQRLVTQENMIKSDYLNGQLQAVYDLTPILKLEVGGEYKRFTNSGYQYLTNIFYGTAATSDRAIPDALKYVINRDSLLPYIGGDIAGIYALLGNNRDLTAANLTAGSDFRIREKTWAGFTQLDLDTDIGSMRLRGNAGVRYYHTDLVSSGSLATATNGVTTLQPVTVGTSNDDWLPAINVALDITPKLIARASASRNVNRPGLPQLAAAGTLTVAPFGGSVSVGNPNLQPFRSTSAEAGLEYYMDRNGFASLGFFWKDLNSFITSETSQVPYSATGFPVSLLLPGQDGTTPYNYTRPINGDGASIKGIEAAFQHDFTFLPAPFDGFGVVANGTWIDGDQTAVYNGVVKSIPLYNLSKWAANATLYFETERFGARVSTAYRSRYLTGAGGNANVGDGIRPTNNIDFQVRYSPVKNLRFVVEGINVTNRPIEQFTDLSTDRTLVYTRSGRIFTFGVTTSF from the coding sequence ATGACCGCGTCCGACACGCCCGAGGCCACGCCGGAGATCGTCGTCAACGGCTATCGCAGCAGTTTGCTGGCCGCGCAGGACCTGAAGCGTCGCGCGGTCGGGACCGAGGACAACATCGTGGCATCCGACATCGCCGCGTTTCCCGACATGAACCTGGCCGAGGCGCTGCAACGCGTCCCCGGTGTCGCCATCACCCGCGACACAGGCGAAGGACGCCAGATCGCCCTGCGCGGTCTCGGCCCGGATTTTACCCGGACGCAGCTCAACGGCATGGAGGTGCTCGGCAACACGGCCTCCGGCATGGACAATCGCGGCAACGTCAGCCGCAGTCGCGGCTTCGATTTCAGCCTGTTCGCCTCCGAGCTGTTCAACCGCGTGAGCGTGCAGAAAAGCTACGCCGCCAACCAGGACGAGGGCGGCATCGCCGGTACGGTACAGCTCTTCACCGCCAAGCCGTTCGACTATGCCGGCCAAAAGATCGTGCTGTCGGCGAAGGCCCAGACCAACGACCAGACGAACGGCGCCACCCCGCGGCTCGTCGGCCTGTTCTCGCAGCGCCAGGGCGATTTCGGTGCGCTCGTCTCGGTCGCCTATTCGAAGGTTCGCAATAACGAATATGGCTATCGCAACTGGAACTGGGGCAAGGTTACCTACGGCGCGAACAATATCGGACCCGAGATCGATGCACCGACGCGGGCGCTGCTGCGCGGCGGAACGATCTTCGCGCCCCAGGCCCAATCGCCATCGACCTGGTACACCGATCGCGAGCGGATCGGCGTCACGAGCGCGCTGCAATATCATCCCGGCGACCATTTTAAGATCGACGTCGACCTGTTGTATGGACACCTGGCCGACAAGCGTGACGACTGGGCGATCGCGGCAGGCGGCTATAACGCGCTGACCGGCAACGTCAGCGGTACGCAGGTCATCCGTTCCGCGACGATCCAGGGCAATTCGCTCGTCGCCGCAAGCTATACCGGCATCGATCAGCGCACCGAGCATCACCGTGTCGAGAACCAGACCGACTTTTATCAGGCGGTGGCGAATGTGAGCTGGGACGTCGGCGACCGGCTGAAGCTGACCGCGCTCGGCGGGTACCAGAAGTCGAACTTCGTGCAGCCAACATTCGACAAGATCTTCCTCCAGGCGCGCAATACCGCGTTCAGTTTCGACATGCAGCCGACGATCCCGGTGAACACCTATGGCTTCGACCTCACCAACCCCGCGAACTGGAACGTCCAGCGGCTGGTGACGCAGGAGAACATGATCAAGAGCGACTATCTCAACGGCCAGCTCCAGGCGGTCTACGACCTCACGCCGATCCTGAAGCTGGAGGTCGGCGGCGAGTACAAGCGCTTCACCAACAGCGGGTATCAGTATCTCACCAACATCTTCTACGGCACCGCGGCGACCAGCGACCGTGCGATACCCGACGCGCTGAAGTACGTCATCAACCGTGACAGCCTGCTCCCCTATATCGGCGGTGACATCGCCGGGATCTACGCGCTGCTTGGCAACAACCGGGATCTGACCGCCGCCAACCTGACCGCGGGCAGCGATTTTCGCATTCGGGAAAAGACCTGGGCAGGCTTTACGCAGCTCGATCTCGACACGGACATTGGTTCGATGCGGCTGCGCGGCAATGCAGGCGTCCGCTATTACCATACCGACCTGGTCTCCAGCGGTTCGCTGGCGACCGCGACCAACGGCGTGACGACGCTTCAGCCGGTCACGGTCGGGACCAGTAACGACGATTGGCTGCCCGCGATCAACGTGGCGCTCGACATCACGCCGAAGCTGATCGCGCGCGCCTCCGCCAGTCGCAACGTCAACCGCCCCGGGCTTCCCCAACTCGCGGCGGCGGGTACGCTGACCGTGGCGCCGTTCGGCGGGTCCGTATCCGTCGGCAACCCCAATCTGCAGCCGTTCCGCTCCACCTCGGCGGAGGCCGGTCTCGAATATTACATGGATCGCAACGGCTTTGCGTCGCTCGGGTTTTTCTGGAAGGACCTGAACAGCTTCATTACGTCGGAGACGTCGCAGGTCCCCTACAGTGCAACCGGCTTCCCGGTCTCGCTACTGTTGCCCGGCCAGGACGGTACGACACCGTACAACTACACGCGGCCGATCAACGGGGACGGCGCCAGCATCAAGGGTATCGAGGCGGCGTTCCAGCACGACTTCACCTTCCTGCCCGCGCCGTTCGACGGTTTCGGCGTCGTCGCGAACGGCACCTGGATCGATGGCGACCAGACCGCGGTCTATAACGGCGTCGTCAAGAGCATCCCGCTCTACAACCTCTCCAAATGGGCGGCCAACGCGACACTCTACTTCGAAACCGAACGGTTCGGTGCGCGTGTCTCTACCGCCTATCGCAGCCGGTATCTGACGGGCGCAGGCGGCAACGCCAATGTCGGGGATGGCATCCGGCCGACCAACAATATCGATTTCCAGGTCCGCTATAGCCCGGTCAAGAACCTGCGCTTCGTTGTCGAGGGGATCAACGTCACCAACCGGCCGATCGAGCAGTTCACCGATCTCTCGACCGACCGGACGCTCGTCTACACCCGCAGCGGCCGCATCTTCACCTTCGGCGTGACGACGAGTTTTTGA
- a CDS encoding MBL fold metallo-hydrolase, translating to MTLRSIAALGFAVFLGSTVLAKPVPIGPAAVPFSIGSVRAVALRDMINRVPNDGSVFGKKEGPAAVADILRKAGAPTDALSLGVDALLVRMPSRMVLIDTGLGPKVGGALMQSLALAKVSPADITDVLITHSHGDHVGGLSSADGKLAFPNATIRMTRAEWAFMQSQPDNAALVATITPKVTPFDPGTVVMPGIRAVPLSGHTPGHSGYEITSNGQKLLDMGDTAHSAIVSLARPEWIIGYDTDGEQGRQRRTAELGKLAASGEHVFSPHFPFPGLGQIIKVGTAYRWQPVKR from the coding sequence ATGACCCTTCGTTCGATAGCCGCGCTCGGATTTGCCGTATTCTTAGGGTCGACGGTGCTGGCAAAGCCGGTGCCGATCGGGCCTGCGGCGGTGCCGTTCAGCATCGGCTCGGTGCGCGCCGTGGCCTTGCGGGACATGATCAACCGCGTTCCGAACGACGGCAGCGTGTTCGGCAAGAAGGAAGGCCCGGCAGCTGTCGCGGACATATTGCGGAAAGCAGGTGCGCCGACCGACGCGTTATCGCTCGGCGTCGATGCGCTGCTTGTCCGCATGCCGAGCCGTATGGTCCTCATCGACACTGGCCTGGGCCCCAAGGTTGGTGGCGCCCTGATGCAGAGCCTAGCGCTCGCCAAGGTATCGCCGGCGGACATTACTGACGTCCTGATCACGCATTCGCACGGCGATCATGTCGGCGGGCTGTCGAGCGCGGACGGCAAACTGGCGTTTCCCAACGCGACGATCCGTATGACGCGCGCCGAATGGGCGTTCATGCAGAGCCAGCCCGACAATGCGGCGCTAGTCGCGACGATCACGCCGAAGGTCACGCCATTTGATCCTGGCACCGTGGTGATGCCGGGTATCCGCGCGGTACCACTGTCGGGACATACGCCCGGCCATAGCGGCTACGAAATCACGTCAAACGGCCAGAAGCTGCTCGACATGGGCGACACCGCCCATAGCGCTATCGTGTCTCTCGCCAGACCCGAATGGATCATCGGCTACGACACCGACGGGGAGCAGGGGCGCCAGCGGCGGACGGCCGAATTGGGCAAGTTGGCAGCGAGCGGCGAACATGTGTTCAGCCCGCATTTTCCGTTCCCAGGGCTCGGACAGATCATCAAGGTTGGCACTGCTTATCGTTGGCAACCGGTGAAACGCTGA
- a CDS encoding NPP1 family protein translates to MKSHVSTNRLSLMIGTAAAMLLAQVTPAFAQGWPAPVSPLPERATALDKRFQPAIDFDTDVCFNVPAVDAAGAISPAASTYATRPPASCRSASYRTQSNVYARSRCNNGYCGRVYSYFWQSDFSHAYDWESIIVWTTDQGTGSRVVGVTRGDHGKWDTRATSGGQLRFVSDASGEHAKLVFHYETWGFSHLWRFSKTDGGDEPAENGTGQWLIQPLVSWNGYPSLAARTAVSDYDFKGANFDNKEARFASTLAAANASGIAPGFDANLDTGVNSPGCPAGSAIC, encoded by the coding sequence ATGAAAAGCCATGTCTCGACGAACCGGCTATCCCTGATGATCGGCACCGCCGCCGCCATGCTGCTGGCGCAGGTGACGCCCGCCTTCGCGCAGGGCTGGCCAGCGCCAGTCTCGCCGCTGCCAGAACGTGCCACTGCGCTCGACAAGCGTTTCCAACCTGCGATCGACTTCGACACCGACGTCTGCTTCAACGTGCCTGCCGTCGATGCGGCAGGCGCCATCAGCCCGGCCGCATCCACCTACGCCACGCGGCCGCCGGCGTCGTGCCGCAGCGCCAGCTACCGCACGCAGAGCAACGTCTACGCGCGCAGCCGCTGCAACAACGGCTATTGCGGGCGGGTCTACAGCTATTTCTGGCAGTCCGATTTCTCGCACGCCTATGACTGGGAATCGATCATCGTCTGGACGACCGACCAGGGCACCGGCAGCCGCGTCGTCGGCGTCACGCGCGGCGACCATGGCAAGTGGGATACGCGTGCTACGAGTGGTGGGCAGCTGCGCTTCGTCAGCGATGCGAGTGGCGAGCATGCCAAGCTGGTCTTCCATTACGAGACCTGGGGTTTCTCCCATCTGTGGCGCTTCTCCAAGACCGACGGCGGCGACGAGCCGGCCGAGAATGGCACCGGTCAATGGCTGATCCAGCCGCTGGTGAGCTGGAATGGCTATCCTTCGCTGGCGGCCAGGACCGCAGTGTCCGACTATGATTTCAAGGGCGCGAATTTCGACAACAAGGAGGCTCGGTTCGCAAGCACGCTCGCGGCAGCCAATGCGAGCGGCATAGCGCCCGGGTTCGACGCCAATCTCGATACCGGCGTCAACTCGCCGGGGTGCCCGGCGGGCTCGGCCATCTGCTGA
- a CDS encoding RNA polymerase sigma factor, which translates to MSSRAFLVDGIGNGSLPEHRLALEYPDAELAGALRRFVQGRLHHHADGDDVVQETYLRLFAYQATARVNDMKALCFAIARNLLLDHHRAARRATHVELDEAIVCQQPAADRVLAFRRAVVIMAEALERMPPLRREIFLRKRLDGLRTDTIARSLDMSMAAVEKHVVRAFQDLRSALAKRGFTMEAGA; encoded by the coding sequence GTGAGCAGCAGAGCATTTCTCGTCGATGGTATCGGCAATGGCTCGTTACCCGAGCATAGGCTGGCGCTGGAATATCCGGATGCCGAACTGGCGGGCGCGTTGCGGCGCTTCGTGCAAGGCCGGCTACATCACCATGCCGATGGCGACGATGTGGTGCAGGAAACCTATCTGCGGCTGTTCGCCTATCAGGCGACCGCGCGGGTCAACGACATGAAGGCGCTGTGCTTCGCGATCGCGCGCAACCTGCTGCTCGATCATCACCGTGCCGCGCGGCGCGCCACGCATGTCGAACTCGACGAGGCTATCGTGTGCCAGCAACCGGCTGCCGACAGGGTGTTGGCCTTCCGCCGTGCCGTCGTGATCATGGCGGAGGCGCTCGAGCGTATGCCGCCCCTGCGCCGCGAGATATTCCTGCGGAAACGGCTCGACGGGCTGAGGACCGACACGATCGCCCGGAGTCTCGACATGAGCATGGCGGCGGTGGAGAAGCACGTCGTCCGTGCTTTTCAGGACCTGCGTAGCGCGCTTGCCAAGCGCGGCTTCACGATGGAGGCTGGCGCATGA